The genomic window tagaAGTATTCagctaatatataaaaaagtaacaaTAGAATATAACCATTTTGCAACACCTAAGGAATTACTTAACTTAGGCACTGAACATCAACGGTTACTAACtgcacaaagagagagacagaaagactgtATTTCTTGATAGATGAACACTGGTAGACAGCCTCCAAGATGGTTCCCAATGATCCTTACTTCCTAGTACCCAAACTCTTGTGTAGTAGTCCTCTCCACCAGTGAATAAGGCTGATTGTGTAATATTGCATAATTACTCCGTGCAActtccaagatagatcatatacatCATTGTGGCTTCCACCCTGCTCTTTTGGATCATTTGCTCTAGGGGGAGCAGGTAGCCCTAAGGAGAGAACCACGTGGTGCGAAGCTGAGCCCTTTTGCCAAAAAGCCAGTGCCGGTTTGTCAGTCATGTGAGCAAGCCATCTTGGAAGCAGTTCTTCCAGCCCCAGTTCAGCCTTCAGATGATAGCAGCGCCAGCTGATAACTGCCACCTCATGAGAGAAGCTGACTCAGAAGCATTCAGCTAAGCCACTCCCAGATACTGGATCAACAGGCACAATGTGCTATGTTTGAAACCTCTGACTTTTAGGGGCTATTTCTTATGcaacaatagataactaatacaagcAACATTACCTATGAAATGGTTTTgtccaaaataatgaaatctcagtatgatgaggggcgcctgggtggctcagtcggttaagcggccgacttcagctcaggtcagatctcgcggtccgtgagttcgagccccgcgtcgggctctgtgctgacagctcagagcctggagcctgtttcaggtcctgtgtctccctctctctgaccctcccccattcatgctctgtctctctctgtctcaaaaataagtaaacgttaaaaaaaaattaaaaaaaaaagaaatctccgtATGATGAAGCTTCAAGTCCTACTACCAATTTACAGGAgatacagaggacagagaaacaCGTTAAACTACACCTCAGGGATACAATCAGAAAATATAGACCAGGAAAAGATGTAAAGAACAAACAACTCTGTTCCTTCAACTGATAATttacaagggagaaaaaaacaaagtgaaagaaatgaaGGGGCCTATAGAAGAGTCTGAAAAGACATTTCGTAAATTGGTATGAATAAGTATGAACTTTTCCTGGATCTTAATCCAAACAAAATGTGGGGAGGCattggaaatttgaacagactggaTATTTGATAACTctgggagagggcagaggttTGGGTATTATAatggtattataattttttaagtcctTATCTGGTAGagttacaaaattaaatatttaagaaataaatgttatgatgtctgggatttgcttccaAATAAGTAGAGGGCTTCCAAAGTAGTAAGTGGTTGGGGTGTAGATGAAACAACGCTGACAACAAATTGGTTGGTAATTGTTGAATCCGGATGATAGCCATGTTGATTAGTTGTACTCCTACTTTTGAATGAAGTTCTCAATGAAAAGGAAGCCAACAATGTATAAACTGTTCTGAGTAAatcaaatacagttttaaaaactgtatcatTCAGACCTAATggccattttgttacttttgcttCCAAAAGCTGGATTCTTTCAGGATGATGAAATTGGTATTGAAAAAAaggattacaaaatattttattaccaaCGGGTTTTATTACCTGATGTAACCTAGACGTTAAGCCAGGATCATCCTGCCTTTTGAGATTCAAATAAAACTGACTCAATGCCCTTTCTATATGTAGTGGGACACTCCTCACCTCCCCAACCTTTCCAAGATTACTCTGAGGTGAAGTTAGTAAAGTGGCATAAGAGAGATGTATATAAATTTCTCCTCCTCACCTTGGTCTGAGTTGTTTCTGCTGACTTATTTCAGTGGTGAATCACATTCCAcacatgctgttccttttctacTTCTTGGTGTCACTCCAGACCACGCACTTGAGAAGTCCTCTTTCTCAGTATTTTAGGCTTCTTTTCCCTAAACAACCAAGTTGTCTTCTGAATTATGATGATACTAATAAAAATAGGTTTTTCACTCCACTACACAGGTGGCAAAATGGTTATATGGATACAGgacatttaaagaaagagataTGAGGTACTCAAAACAAGTTATGAACGAAGTGACACTTGGAAGAAAACGAAAATAGTTTAACAATActgttttttcttctaggagtggaactaagtgattcttttttcttgcttctaCTTTCTGATACTTGATGAGCATTTGATtatggaataatttttaatagaaatctaCAAATCACATTAACTGCCAAGATAGCAACAGGTATTGATCTAAGTGACATAGGACAGAGGAGCAGGCAGAGGCCCAACCCGAGGATGGAGACGGCACCAGGTTGTTCACCTGAGACCTAGAGCCTGCTCTCTACTAGGATCATAAACTGGCTGATCCTAGCAGAGGGTGCTCTAGGTCTCAGAAATGGGAGCACTTttctaccctaccctccctcctaCAAGCCCCTAGCAGCTTCAGACCTGTCAACTAGTGATGCTCCTTGCTCCTTCCCCATCAACCTTCCTCAAACACAGATAAGCCATGATATTTACCATCATGGCAGATAGGAGACATGAGGCAGCTCCACACAGACTGGGTATTTTGTTCTTGACTTGACTGACaactagcacagtacctggcacacactGGACACCTAATAAGTTACCTACTGATCTAAAtagcatgggggcacctgggtggctcagtcggttgggcgtccgacttcggctcaggtcacgatctcacagtccgtgagttcgagccctgcgtcaggctctgtgctgacagctcagagcctggagcctgcttcggattctgtttccctctctctgaccttcccccattcatgctctgtctctgtctcaaaaatgaataaatgttaaaaaaaaaaaattaaaaataaataaataaataaataaatagctagcTAGCATGATTTAAGGCCTTTTGCTCCTTGCTGAAAATCCTTCACAAGGACCAACTTTGATTTTACAACTAGAggttaaaaatcttaaaatgccAGGACTTCATAAAGTTAGCATAAAGATGGCCATTTTATAAAAGGTCCTGTCATCTATTTAGTACCTATGATTTTTCCTGCTCTGATAGGATACATCAAAGGAGAAGAGTGCACAGAGGGACAACTGGGACCACCAAAGACATCGCTACTTAGATCACCATTTCTCCTGTAACTATCATACTCAACTGGACAAGGAGATTCTTATTATGGGCAACTATGCCAGAGAAGATAGGCAAAAACTCGTGGTTTGAACCAAAGGGAGATTAACACTGCTTcctataatttttgaaattattactctaatttttaaaattatagatattttaatgtGGGTAAAGTTAGTATCTATACACTtagaaaaacccaaaaaacagctCTCCTATTTGCTTCTGACATCTGATCCCCAGGCTAGAGGCAGCCAcacttattatataaaattacttATGCCTATGCCAGCATGAACGTgtattctcactttttaaaaacataaatggtaGAATATTacgttttgtttttcaaacatagcttattttattatacagaaacataattctctgaaaattaattaaaagttgtTTGATACAACTTCAAATTGGTTTTAACAGTCAGTcactaacagaaaacaaaaggcaatttAATTATTATACATTGGAACATAAATCACATTTAAGCACAAACATGAAAACAGCAGACTCATTTCTCATCTTTGACTTGTTTCTTTTCactgtcttcttccatttcaaaAGTGAATGGTTTGTCATAACCCATTAGATGGTTATAATCTTCAGGGtttggaaagagcactggattaACTAACAGTGATTTTGTTTTAGCGTAAAACGTGGTAAACACATGTGTGCTGTCTGGAATCTTCACGTCATTTTGGTGAAACACTGTACTCGTTTCTGAAAGCACAACATTATAAGTAATGGCTTTGTAAGTGTCTGTTGTAGCTTCATGGTACAACCGAATGACATAGCCTTTTGTAACAAAGTGAAGCAGTGCTGGAGTGATCACCGTAAAGCTTCCTATGATGCCgtaaaataatatttgcaaaggCAGACTTccaaatataatattattttgtgCAAAAATGTATGGTAGAAATGCAAGGCTGATGACACTTGTAGAATAAGAGAAACATTTCACacctaaataggaaaaaaaatgggaaaagattaatatatataaattttataaaacaatcaACCTATTCAATTAATACTTCCACCTTCTTATAGCatcaccaaaacaataaaatcaacacacacatatagtgAATATTATTTCCTAGGTTCTGTCTttacatactttatatattttattcacgaaatctttgaaaaagcacTATGAAATAGACGGATAATTATCATCATCACTCCCATTTAAGACATGAGAAAAACAATGCACTTGCTCTATATCACAGAGCTAccaagtggcagaactgggattcaaacccaggcaattTGACTCTAGTGCCCAGGCCACTGACCAATACACTGCACTGCCTCTCCAGGTAAGAAATCTGCTTTAGGGTTAACTGGCCCTCTACCTCAGTTCCCCAAGAAAAGATTCAATATTACTCAAATATCCTTATGAATACTATAAAAGTTAATTCAGCCAGCAGATTATCAAATAAAACTCTATTAATAAGCACTTCCACATATCtaacattaaatgtttatatatgagGCTAACATTATCAGGCTAAGTGCCCAGGATTAaaacaaactaccaaaacaaacaaacaaacaaacaaaatcgaaaacaaaacaaaacaaacaccagtGGTTAAGAAACACATGGGAAataaggcgcctgggtggctcagttggttaagcatctgattcttggtttcagctcaggttatgatcctacagctagtgagttagagccctgcaacgggctccacgcctgcttgggattctctccctccctttttctctgcccctcccccacttatgctgtatctgtctctctcaaaataaaaacttaaaaaaaaagtaagaaagaaacacGTGGGAAATATATTCAACTTCTTTACCAATGAAAGACATTCAAGTTAAAACAGTGAGATATTTTTACCTGtcacattaaaacattaaaaatcaatgacTTCTGAAATGCatagttaaaaatggttaagagacacctgggtggctcagtaggttaagcaactgactcttgattttggtcaggtcacgatctcatggttggtaagatcaagccccacatcaggctctgtgctgaggtgtggagcctgcttggagtactctctctccctctctctctctgtaccccaccacttgtgcatgctctctctctcgaaataaataaaaataaaaaaacatttaaaaaataaaaatggttaaaatggtaaatttatgttacatatattttaccacaataagtgacttaaaatgtaaatttctagaaGATCGACAAGTTGAGATCCTAGACAAATTGGTTATAAATTTAACTtggaaaaacaaagtaagaaaaaagggTGGGAGAAGTTAGATATTAAACATAAGTCTATAATTATAATGGTGTGGTCCTGGTGCACAATAAAACAGATCAgctgaacaaaatggaaaatctagaaataaacctaactgCATACGGAAATTTATATACTATAAATTTATATACTATACATCTCAAATATGTGGGCAAAAATGGTGCTAGGACAACTGGATAGccatataaaaaagataaaaactcaaTCCATCCCTCATACCATCCACTAGGAAAATTCCAAATAATcctgatatttaa from Lynx canadensis isolate LIC74 chromosome F2, mLynCan4.pri.v2, whole genome shotgun sequence includes these protein-coding regions:
- the TMEM70 gene encoding transmembrane protein 70, mitochondrial produces the protein MLLLALGSPWAAGLRLGGKRTVPWAAAALRGPSAASSRVASCSGSLGLVGGGSEGLRGARPFLGSRVRTQIPLCWERCVQCLHTQLEKSEDGRLIYTGNLARTVFGVKCFSYSTSVISLAFLPYIFAQNNIIFGSLPLQILFYGIIGSFTVITPALLHFVTKGYVIRLYHEATTDTYKAITYNVVLSETSTVFHQNDVKIPDSTHVFTTFYAKTKSLLVNPVLFPNPEDYNHLMGYDKPFTFEMEEDSEKKQVKDEK